The genomic segment CTGAGTCTTACAGGAAGACCACAGAACAGGTGTGCTGCTTGAATTAGAATAGTTAATTCTGTCATGAAAAACAGTAAACAGAAATGAGGGGAGAGGCAAGCTCACGAGTGTCTAAACAGAGATGGCCGTAACCATTAATTAACTGCAAACTTTCCAACCACAGATGATCTGCCTGTAAGATGCCAGCAATTTAATCACCAAAACTGCACAAACACTGGACAAATAACAAAGCCAAGGCCAACTTGGGGCTGATTAGTTCAACTACAAGCCTCAAGGACTTCTGTGAGACAGACAAATGGGTTATTGTCAATGAACTCTTTTCTTCATAATCGAAATGATCATCCCATGCCTCCTAATCTCCTTTCTCACAGTGGTTGTCTTTTGCTTCCCCTTTGTGGTGAGAAAGTTACACTGTCTGTCGATGATCTCTTTAACTTTCCTCCTCTTTGTCATCACAGATACAATAAATTGATGAGTACCTAATCTTCACCATGATTTTTCTCACTCTATTGAGAAAAATCAATGCTTTTGTGTTGAACATCCACTACTGTATATCAAAGTAATATACCAGGGCAGAGAGTGATCCTGAGAAGGTGACTGCTGGCAGTGTTCAGACGATGCATTTGATAACCTGTGACCccccatttaaaaaagaaattgcaATTTCATATTGAATTATGGCCTTTGCCATAAACCCTCTTTTATGATATTCTTGGCACTAAATTGCCCCCTGTGGCTTTTTGTATGGAATCACTGTCATCAATAGTTGCTAAAAGTGGTTAGCACTATTCTTCACATTAAGATGGTCCTGGGCTTAAACCCAGGCAGGCTGAGCTTACATGAGTTTTATCTGGGATCTTTATCGTCTCCTGCAAATGAGAAGACAAGATAAGTTAATGCTGCCTATCTTGACCTAAGACACACTTGCAAAAGAGATTCTAAGTCAGATCTACTGCACTAATAAAGAAAGACTGTGACTCTCTCTTCTTGGTTAAATTAAGTATATAAAATCAACCTAGAGAGAAGTTGGAAgttaatttattttgtgtttccaGAAaccacatcaatctgttcaacctttttcaattttatttaatttttcaaatTTAATTTAGAGTTTCATGTGAGACTCTTTGACACTTTGCTCAAAGGCTGACATCCCGTGGTAAATCTTTGTTACTACAAGTTACTTCCTAGTCGTTTTAAAGAGATTTATAACTTAATTTGTTCTGATTGCTGCAATAAATGTGCCCTTATTTGATTGGACATTAAAAGTTACAAATGCATTATAAGAGGTCCTGCCTAACTCTGAAGCAGTTACTTTCTGGAACATGTAATAATTAAGAAAATGTAATTTGTGAATTTTGAGGATATTTAAACACTGTgtacaaagacaaaaagaacCTTTGTAAAAAGTAGTGTAACCATGTGACCCACTCCTGGATACATGTTGATCTAGAATTGTAAGAAGATAGGTTTGAGTGcagataaaacacacacacacacacacacacacacacacactgcaagtTGCATTTTTCTGAAACTTTTCATAAACTTTTATGAACACCCCACCACTCCAGGGGGAAAAACTGAAATTATCAagcatttgaataaaacaacaCTGGATCCTTTACAAACATGCAAAGCAAATAAAACTGTTCTTTTTCTGGATATCCAGAGGAAAAGGTTTGGCCCAAGTCAGTATAATCTGTTAAAGTCAGCTGGATCAGAATCAGTCAAAGTGCACTTTTAAATCAGTGTTCAGCTTTGTGTTATGGTCAAAGACTCACTTTTGTgagtgtatatatgtgtgtgtttgaaaatgtgtgaaaatcttTCACATATATTTCCTCAGTGTGTCAGAGTGAAAGAAGATAAGCACCCTGTATTGGGTATAATTGTCAGTATGTCAGAATGACTTATTATACAACTAAAGAAACGTCAGTGGAAATTAACTTGTAATATGAGGTATTTGAAAGTAAAATGGTTTAAGAACACACTCTTATGGGTTTTATTTCCTTGTAGGTATTATTTTTTATCCAGtcaaaaatgttgaaatatcaCGTGTCACCGTACAAATAACAGGAAGTGTAGTTTCTCCATATTTACTCTCTGTGGTTTTGAGCAAGACTTTTGAGAAGCTTTCAGAAGATATGCTGCAGAGGGTCTGTAAGGGCGGCTCATTGTCTATAACGATGAACATAATAATTGCTCTTCTGTGTGAGTACACTAACAGATAACATCTATGTCTTTCAGTCAAACTGTTTTCTATCTATTTAAGCTGAAAggattcatttgatttttcaCTTCTTTTGTTCAAGGTATTCTGACAAATCAGGTCATAAGCCAAACCGAAGGTAAGTTCAGTTTCACTCATTACAAGATATGTCTCTTCTGTATTCCTAAATGTTATTAAGCTGCACACATCATTACATATATTACTCACTATGATGTCACACAGATATTTTTCCTGCAAGGATCCTGGCCCAGCAGACAATTATAAGTGAAAACAGTGAACTTTATGTAACATGCAGCACatttggaaaaaagaaagactcCAAGGTTTATGTTTATTTGTTAATAAATGGGCGCAGAATCCAGACTGAGCCCCAGAAGCAAGATCAAAATGACATCCTGTTCAAGATATTCAGAGCTGGTCTTCATCACAGTGGAAATTACAGCTGTGTTTATTCCCCCCAAAATTATACACTTTCTGAAGTAGTCAAGGAAGGAGACAACATCATTGAGATTCTGGTCATAGGTAAGTGTTTTGACTCCTGAACACATGATGTCATTGTTATTTCTTTCCACTCATTTTCTCCTGTTTCCATGCAGCCAATTTTCTCCCAGCAGATATTTCAATAGTTGGGCCATCCACTGTTCACGAGGGACATCATGTTGAATTCCAGTGCACAGTGTCTCAACACCTACATACACTTGGTGGATGTGAACTTATCTACGCTTACCTGAGGAAGAACGACACGATTCTCCAAGTGCAAGTCTTTAATGTGTCTCAGATGCTGGCAACTTTCATCATTGATGGTGCAGTTTTGAGGGATTCAGGTCCTTACAGCTGCATAGTGTTGCCATCTAAATGCTTCTATAAGCACGAGTACACAGTTCATGGAACAAACAATTTATTTCTTGAGGTCAAAGGTAAGGGTCTCTGAATGTTTCAAAAACGCTTTAAATAGACTTATTTTTATAATAAtgcattatttttatactgaaatatattttgaaatataggTAATCATGTCTTATTTTACTTTCCAGTGGATTTGGTGTCTACAGTGTTACTCCATGGTGGAGTAATAACCTTGATGCTGTCACTAGGGGCGTGTCTTTGGTGGATTTCAAACAAACTAGGTCAAATAagtataattaaaaataattttaggcttcacatttttttcacaaGTCATTGTATATTGTATGGATTAATCAAACCAACCACATAATATAGCTGAATATACCTGCATGCTATATTTTGCTCTaaaattatatttgttttgtgtttcaacAGTTCGCTCAACTTCTTGTGGACCACGGTGAGCTTTAATTCAATATGCATAATTTTTTTGACAATTCTGTGAATTTTTTtattagaaaaataattttgttatgttttgtctttgtggGTAAAATTCTATATACTGAATGGAAAAGTGAATGAACCACTGAAatatgtttagtttgttttgtttttacagtgcaACGACTCAGCAGGCAAATTCAGACATGTTGGAGGAACAgcaggagcaggaagagtggGAAGACGGTATGGTCAAAATGGAATTACAGTCAAGACATACTCCAGGGAATTTTTAATAGAATTACACATGATGACTTATCTGTGTTCTGCTCTTTTCTAATCCAACAAAGGATGTCTGTGTAATTCcacaaacattcacacattcatattctttcaaacaaaaaaaaccttttcaaaCAATTCAAATCACATCTGTTTCATTAAAAATGAGCTATATACAGCTGTTATAAATAGAAATTTCGatcaactttattttttctctgtatttcactgtcttttttgggggggttgtgTTTTATTAGAAAAAGAAGACTCTTTCAGCACAGATTATGATGACGCGTaagaatatatttttattttcaacatCTGTACACttaaaaaatgtgtaataaCAACAAAAGCATGAGCAGTACTGAAATCTGATCATTAACAATATTTTATCATCAGGTGTCCGAACAATCTGGCAGCTGAGGTTTCATTGCCTTCTGAAAATTTTGAAGACGCGTACACTGTTGTAGGTAAGCGATCACAATGTGTTTCATTGTGCTTTAATAGACATTGTTCTAATGCCTTTTGGCAGTCATTTATGTGACTTTGCTGCCTAACATGAACATAAAAGAGATGAAAAGTCCAATAACATTAATCAGCAGCATGCCAAGTAATACATTTTACTAAAGTACGGTACTAAAAgtactttaaaataaatatatgcagTGAAACATTATTGGTAATGTAAGATGAATGCAACATGATGACATGTTGCATTATCAAATACAACATGTATTACCTAAGAGTAGTTATTTTGTCTTCTAATCTTGAGCTGGATTGAGCATGAAGCATGAAGCATGAAGAAAACATAATGTTGGGAACTTATTACAAATGGTCTTTTAATACTTGAAACCAGAAGGTTCGTCTTTGTTGCTTTACTCAGTCTTACAGGAAGACCACAGGAAATGTGTGAAAGAGTGTTTTGTGCTGCCTGAATTAGAATAGTTAATTCTGTCACTAAAGATGGTTACCGGAAAAGAGCCAAAAGGCAACACCACGAGTGTTGAAACTCATTAAACACATGTCTAAATAACACTTGTAACCACTATTTAACTGACACTTTCCAACCACAGATGATGTGCCTGCAGATTCAAAGCCAGCATGCCTATATAGTTCATCGatcaaacataaaaagaaaggcAACAGAGTTCCCACCCCGAGTTCCTcttcagtctgtgtttcagcTAATTAATGACTGCAGGCAATGATCATGTTCAGAATAAGTGGCAATGTTTTCTGAAAGTATAGTGGCTGTGAAGCATCGACATTCACAGATGTTTATGAGCAACACAGCTGAAGAAAGACTTGCTCCAACGTGCTGTTTCTTGTTTCTTCATAAAACATTTTGATTAAAGGCATGGATGTACTAACTTTATAAAATAGTCTGCATTTTGCTTTCACTCTAGAGCATGCAGACattaatgttttatatttttcttttctttttgtaaccACTTATTTCCATCAATCCATCATAAAAATGCATATAATACAACAAAAAATAGactttttttcaaatattcacTGTGTATAGCTTTCAAAGTTataattattatgtttttattgtggtaattaaatgtatttgtattCAATAAATTGTTTCTAATCCACCcagaacatttttaataaatttgaggtcaccatggggaCCTACAGACTGTGGACACAGGGATCAGGGTTTTATGGTTGTAATTTTTATTCAGTTGAATGAACTTTCACATTTGACAGTAGCTTTGATTTGTAACATAACTTATCAAAACACACTGGAGAAAACTACTTCACTGAAATctgcaaaataacacaaaccATGTCTTATCATTTCTTATTCAAcctattagtttttattttcaggCATTTTTCAAGACATACCAGCCTAAAAAACACAAGagataaaaaagtaattattgCAGCAGCAGCTAGAAAAGATAGTACTACATCTACAGATTGGTAGGAATACCAGGGCATTCTGTAGGACTCTGCTTTCAGGTGAGCTGCTCCTTTGTGCCTCATGACAAACTCTATCCAGAAGAGGGCGTTATCCAGTGGCTTTACTGGTTTATCTCTGTGCAGCCTGGAAAGTCTCTGCATGTTCGCCCTGTAGGAGGGATCACTCAGGACTTCCTGTATGGCCTTCAGAAAATTATCATCTTTATCCACAATGGCTAATGTAAGAATTTTAGCTGCTCCTTTTTCTTTCAAGCGAAGCAGGTTATCATACTGGTCAAAAAACACAGGTAGACCGACAACTGGGACTCCATGATGAATAGCTTCCTGGACTCCATTTGTTCCTCCATGTGACacaaatagttttattttaggaTGTCCTAAAAGGTCATTCTGTGGCATCCAATCAACTAATAAAGTGTTATTACCCAGAGCATCTGGCCTGTCACCTTTATACTTCCAGATGACTTTTTGTGGCAGTTTAGCAAAAGCTGCAGCTATCTCATTTGTTATATCAGCAGGAAGTTCAGTCACAAAAGTCCCCAGAGACATGAGGATGAAGCCATGCTCTCCAGAACTCTGCACAAAGTCCTCCAAGTGTTCGGGAAGTGGTTCTGAAGGCTTACACTGAAATCCtcctatataaataacattcgGCATGGTCGGTCGAGGGAACTCGAACACAAAGTCCACTCTCATGAGCCACAGGTCTGCGCTGTGTAATAAGCCACTATATGTAACATCTGAGCCAAAGAATTTATTGCAAACAGCTTGATACTGAGGGCGGATTAAAAATATGTCCTGTGCTTGCCAGATGACATAGCAAATTAGATTTTTGACTCTCTGTATGAAAGTCATGCTGTCTGTCAGTCCAGAACCAGTTATTGGGATATAAGATAATGGAGAAGGTGCAATGGCTAAGTGTCCCTCCCCACTAGTTGCGAATCGTACATTATAGATCAGAGGTAATTTCAGAGCATGAGCGATTAATATGCCTGCACCCCATGCTGGGTCAGTGAGGACTAGGTCATATTTGCGCACCTTTAAATTACTCATCAAGTTCTCATCTTCAAGCATGATAGTAGCCATTTTGCATATGATCCCATGCATATCATACATGGCATTAAACATTTCAACCTGCAAACTCAAAAAGCTAAAAACCGAGCTTTCCCCCCTTTCAATGCTAAATACCCTTTTCAGAATGAGGTTAAGAAAATCTTGATTAAAAACTTCAACAACAGGAACTGTGATTGGTTTGTAGTGTGGGAAGTCATCTTTGATGTACCAGCTTTGATTGGTTCGTACCACATCGACAGAGTGTCCCCGAGCATGAAGAGCTTTGATCATGATGTCCATGTTGACCCAGTGGCTTCCTTCGAAAGGAACAATCAAAATCTTTCCGCCGCAGCCAACTCTCCACAACAAGATCACTGCAGATATAAAGAGAAGAAATTGTGTTGCATTTCTAGTTGAGGTCATCTTCAACctagaagaaaaaaagtccaCCTGATTCACTTTGGAAAAGTAGAAATAGATAAATCACTAACTTTTTGCAGCatgctggttttgtttaacAAAGCCAAATTCggtgaccacacacacacacacacacacacacacacacaagattgATCTGTAACATACCTGTTTTACATAACGTAGCTCCAGGCCTGTGTGTATTGATGTGTTGCTTAGCTTTAAATGAGAAATATCCAAGGTACCAATGAATACAAGAttgcaaaatccaaaaatgCTTACACAAGTGGATTATGGATAAGCTTTCCTTTGAGCATTTCTTCAGAAATGGAGAAAAATGTGGAGAACAATGAGGCCTTTTTGTTAAAGTGGTGTATAAGATCCAATGAATGCTGTTGAAGATTTCCTTGTAATTTACGTCTCTATAGCATGTATCATTTATTGGTTCACATTTGCACTCTAGTCTAGTCTCAACATCCTGCATGTCCCATTTCTCTGCCCTCCTGTCAGGAATTGTCATTcacaattttaaaacaaaaacagagagaagaaggaaTGTGTAATGCCTCACCAGTAATAATGTATGGCTCTGTGAGTGATATACTGAATACAATATACAATCAGTTATAAATACAGATCAATTCAATGCCCAGGAATGCTAAGACATCATGTAAAAGAGGAATAGAAATGAGACAGTGACAATTACCCTTCGTGAAGTCACTGTTGAGTGtattaacagttttttttaaaacatttttacaccCTTAATTTTTGCACATTCTCACATTTtcacagagaaaataaagtctTACAGTATGATAAGAGGGGCACCACAATTTCAAAGTATATATTTAATTTGGGTTTTAAACTgagatatttataattgagctaTTTGTATGCATCATTgcattttgtaactttgtaatatattgtataGTTTCATTTAGTTTAGTCAGTTACTATCTTGGAAAACATAATTTCTtaatggattaataaagtattctgattatgATTTTAAACATCATTTTAGTATTCTCGTGCTACCTAGTGTCTCTTTGTACCCCGTGCTTTTGATAATGCAGTGAAACTCGTACTTAGATTTTGTAGCAATGGTATCTTATATTTATGGTCTACATTTGGTAAGGTAGTAAAACGTAGCATAATTAAatatgttgttttcattttaacctACAGTGTGTTAATAGCACTGATTAGGTTaagcttgttttatttttgtttttaccctaTTCATGCACCAACCCAAAAAAGTCCCATTATCTCTACAATACAACTGACCACACACAGTATATGTGGTCATAGCATAGTTGATCGTTCAAACAGGAGTAACTTGACGACAAACTGCAGCTCTTCAGAAATACACTACTAACAGTACGTCTACTTTCACCGCCTttcacctttttttcttctcggATTCTTTGTTTAAGaccattttgtgtttttactttctttttactcAGATACTTGTGCTAACTAATCCTTTTTCACCTGCATTTTTAGTTGTCCTTATTCCTTACATCATTTACCCTTCTCCAACTTTGTTTATTATTTCAACTTATAGTCTCTGTATTCAAATCAAATGTCACTCATCAATAGGCTCACATCGCTGTAATGTGAAAATACGGCCATGCGGGGGCAGTGCAGACTCAGCTAAAGGCTGGAGACAAAAGcggtcttcctggtgtttcaaATGTTTCCAGAAGTGAAGTAAACGTACCACCTTTTTATTCCTTTTGGttagaaaaaaattatctgaggtATGAAAAATCAGTcatacaacaaaaacaatctaGCAAGATCTCCTCAAATAGCTTTTAATTCTGTACTAAATttcagtgaaataaaaacatcCCGTCCCTGAAGCGTCTTTTGTGCTCCGACCATGGATTGTCTTACAGCCTCCACAAAGTATGCAGTAAATGTCCTGAAATAACGCCATACTCAGGGTGAAAGGAAGTGCTGTGAAATTCAAGTCCTGGCAAGAAAGTCTGCTCTTTCCCAAAGAGGGCGAGGTAGAATGAATAGACGAACTAAACTATTTAAATTACAATGTTTCCATATAAGGACATGACTGATCCACATGCAGTCAGCATAATAATAATTGTATCTATTGTGGTCATTTAACTGTAGCCTTCTAAAAGGTGCAAAGAAATTCAAGGAAATTATGGACAAATGCTGATCTTTGATTTGCCAAGACGAGCTGTTCTCTTTCACAATCGTGCACCTTGTCAGATTTCGTGTTTACCTGCAAGAATAGCTCTTTTTAAACTACTAATGAATCTGACATTGCTGATAGGGCATACTGTGTAAAAGTGAGAATCATGATTATGTTCTACAGTGCAAAAGATCATCAAAAACTAGTACATACAGCTTAGCACACAAAACATGTCCCAGTGCCTTCATGGGGTATGTTTTTCCTCATGTCCTCATGAAGGGATTTATGGGAATCTCTGGGATTTGTTCTTGCCATATTGTATTGTGCTTTTTCCAGAACCAACAATAAATCCACTCGATGATGCCAGTAAACAGACAAGGCCAAATGCATGTATCATATTgtactgttatttatttatatgtgaAATGTGGACAGAAATGCAGATGATCTTCTGTAAGTAATATTTAATCTCAAATGCAGAATTTAGATTAAAACCAAATTCATCCTACATAGTAATTATGTATTCTGCTACACACTAAGTCTCATATCATACTGTTTCCTTAAAGATTTTTAAGGGTTTTTATGTTTCAGTTGTGCTTTGTTGTTAAATATTGTTCATCATAGACACATTTACAAATTGATAGTATTCAGTATATATGTCTACTCTGAGTACATGTTTGTTCATTATTCCAGTATCAATCAACTATATACTGAAAGCCTACATAGGAACAATACATGTTATGGATTTGAGACAAAGCCTGTTTCTCTCCACTCTGCAAACAAGGCACCCAAAGCTGTAGCTGTGCAGCTCTGGCACACCTATAGCAAACAGAATAACCCCGAGCAGGACTGCAATCATATCTAAAATATGACTACAAGTAGCTGTTTATGTGCTTTGCTTCAATTTGTGGTTAGTTTAACTGTGGTTATTAGAGGATACTTCCAGGATGGCTAGGGACAATGATACTGGCCCATTTGTAAATAACTGGGATGAAGAGGAGAGCGGAACCAAGGACTGACACCAAGAGGAAGGCCCACAAAAACATTCGATCCAGAACCTGGGCTACAAACTTCCAGTCTTGAACAACCTGCAACAGAAGAAGCACATGACAGTCTCTATATTCTTAATGGTTATGGGCAGACACATATATAAGCTAAGTCAGGGTAATGAATCTGTAATTTTTTCCAAGTTTACAGTCTTTGTTATAATTTGTGATTTTgtttcacaaaagaaaaaaccctcAAAACTCACCTCTCTGACCTGATTTTCTTTAACCACATGCATGGTAATGTAGCGAATAGACTCCAAAGCAGCTTCTAGGTTGTGTCGAGTGTAGAGGAGCTGCGTGAGCTCAGGTGTCGAGCTCTTTATCCCTTCCAGTCCTACCGCTTCTCTAGCCCTGGCTACTCCAGCTGTGGCATAACGATCCACATGGCTGCGCATGCATAGCAATTTGGGAAGTCGATGCAGGAAAATTTTCCTCACCCAGGGTGCCATACTGTGATGTGTAGAAGAAGAGCGGTGGTGGATGTTGATGGCAAAGACAGTAATAATGATGGAAAGTGTGACAAAGATCATGGTAAAAACCAGGTACTCCCCAATGAGTGGGATTGCTTTTGAAGAGGAGGGGATGATCTCCTCAATGACCAGGAGGAAGACAGTGAGCGACACCAGCACTGAGGTGCAGAGAGAGATCTTCTCACCACCATTTGAAGGCAGATAGAAAACAAGAATGGTAAGAAAGGACAAGCCAATGCAGGGAATGATGAGAAAGAGGGTGTAAAAAAGAGGCAACCTGCGGATAATGAAGAAATAAGTAATGGTGGGATAGGAAGAACTGCCATCAGTCCTCAGGCCACGGCTGCCTGTGGCTTTCACTATCTCCCATTCACCATTGTCAAAATAGTCCTGCTTGTCTACGTGGAAGTCCTCCAGAATTATGTCCACCTGTTTAATCAAAAAGGGAATCTAATTAATCagtgtttattacaatattaaTGTACTGCAGATGTTGTTGTATAATAGAAATTCACCTGGGAGCCATCATAGGTCCAGGAGCCAAACTTCATTGAGCAGTTCTGGAGGTCAAAAGGGAAGAAGGTGACATCAATGGTGCAGGCTGACTTGTAGTTGGCTGGTGGTGTCCACAATATTGTGCCATTGTACTTCACAACGGCCTTGGTGATAGTTCCCTCAAAGCGTCCATCAGAACTATTAAGAAAAATATGCCCACATTTTAGCTAATAGCTTCTTTAAGAGTAAATGTTTGAACTCCTACAGCATCCAGAACAACAAGTTCCTTTACTCCTTCATTTTAATCTccccactttttttctttgcttgatATACAATGAAAATGATTTGGAAAATTaggaaaatgtaaattaaaaaaaagcttttgattATATCTTTTAATAACCtatttatatacagtacagtgaCATACTTATCATACAGTACAACATCCGGCAGCCATATCCTGTCTGAGGGGACACGGATCGATGTAATGCCCAGGTATTCATCGGGATTCCATCTGAGTTTCATGTCAGTCCATTCCTACGTGAGGGAAAATAATCAATTTAACAATTAAAACCACAACTAATCTATCAATGGGTTgctaaaatacacattttactTATTTGAAAATTCATAATTCATTCTTGAAAGTCAGTTTTTATAATCATTTCATGGCACCTAAGCTAGTAGGTGGCTGACTTAGCTCAGAGACTGTGAAAAAGGAGGAACCGCTAGTTAGAAGTGACAACAACTTGGTCTTCAGACTAGAGAAATTTGGTAGTGGTGGCAAAGAAAATGGAAAGTGATGAGGACTAACAAGATGACTGGATAGTAGAAAAAAGGACGGTTACAAACATCTGGTTTCCCTCAAGCTATcatgatggagggagatgacggcACAACAAATCCTGTCTTTAGGTAATTTGTATTTGGCTGATAAGAGGTTCTGAGAAGCTAGTTTGGTGGTAGAAATACGATCCAAGCCATAAGTCCTTGCCAATTATTATTTAACCAGTTAAGAGATAAAACAAGGAACCATGAATACACTAGGAACATGGCTCCACAGAATGAACTGCTAAGTCAGTTTTATCTGGCAATGTACCAGACTATTATAAGCAGGCGTGCATCCAGGCTCCCCTTACGAAATCAGGTTTATAGGGTGTTAGTAGCTGGATTGAGAGTGTGACTCATATGCCTTAAGGCTATTGCAGTAGTCTAGATTCAAATCTGCTTTGGGGCATTTCCCACATAACTTTCCTGGTTCTCTATCCCAGCTTTCCTGTCCAGTCTATGCTGTTCTGTTATAATACATCCTAAAAAGCCAAAGCAGCCATTCCCAGAGTGAAGAGTGCTGTAGCCCATAAACGGTTGGTTATAAACTGCTATTTCTATTAAGTTAATACAAAGTGTTAAGGCCCATGTGTGACCCACCTGTCTCTGGCACACAAACTTCAATAAAAGACCACTAAAATTTAATATCACAACCTAACCACCTCCTGTTACCAGTTTTAATTcacttttatataaataaatcaatttatATAAATATGACTTAACTTGAGTGATTCCAAACTGAATTTCTGTTATTACTGAGGACCACCTGTAGTACCTTTGCAGTCCACCAGTGGGTCCAGGCCCACACTTTGATTTCTTGCATTCTTCACTAGCATTAATGACCAGATACCCTTTA from the Oreochromis niloticus isolate F11D_XX linkage group LG1, O_niloticus_UMD_NMBU, whole genome shotgun sequence genome contains:
- the LOC109202488 gene encoding uncharacterized protein LOC109202488 isoform X1, with the protein product MLQRVCKGGSLSITMNIIIALLCILTNQVISQTEDIFPARILAQQTIISENSELYVTCSTFGKKKDSKVYVYLLINGRRIQTEPQKQDQNDILFKIFRAGLHHSGNYSCVYSPQNYTLSEVVKEGDNIIEILVIANFLPADISIVGPSTVHEGHHVEFQCTVSQHLHTLGGCELIYAYLRKNDTILQVQVFNVSQMLATFIIDGAVLRDSGPYSCIVLPSKCFYKHEYTVHGTNNLFLEVKVDLVSTVLLHGGVITLMLSLGACLWWISNKLVRSTSCGPRATTQQANSDMLEEQQEQEEWEDEKEDSFSTDYDDACPNNLAAEVSLPSENFEDAYTVVDDVPADSKPACLYSSSIKHKKKGNRVPTPSSSSVCVSAN
- the LOC100707235 gene encoding UDP-glucuronosyltransferase 2C1 isoform X2, which encodes MTSTRNATQFLLFISAVILLWRVGCGGKILIVPFEGSHWVNMDIMIKALHARGHSVDVVRTNQSWYIKDDFPHYKPITVPVVEVFNQDFLNLILKRVFSIERGESSVFSFLSLQVEMFNAMYDMHGIICKMATIMLEDENLMSNLKVRKYDLVLTDPAWGAGILIAHALKLPLIYNVRFATSGEGHLAIAPSPLSYIPITGSGLTDSMTFIQRVKNLICYVIWQAQDIFLIRPQYQAVCNKFFGSDVTYSGLLHSADLWLMRVDFVFEFPRPTMPNVIYIGGFQCKPSEPLPEHLEDFVQSSGEHGFILMSLGTFVTELPADITNEIAAAFAKLPQKVIWKYKGDRPDALGNNTLLVDWMPQNDLLGHPKIKLFVSHGGTNGVQEAIHHGVPVVGLPVFFDQYDNLLRLKEKGAAKILTLAIVDKDDNFLKAIQEVLSDPSYRANMQRLSRLHRDKPVKPLDNALFWIEFVMRHKGAAHLKAESYRMPWYSYQSVDVVLSFLAAAAIITFLSLVFFRLVCLEKCLKIKTNRLNKK
- the LOC100707235 gene encoding UDP-glucuronosyltransferase 2C1 isoform X1, which gives rise to MTIPDRRAEKWDMQDVETRLECKCEPINDTCYRDVNYKEIFNSIHWILYTTLTKRPHCSPHFSPFLKKCSKESLSIIHLCKHFWILQSCIHWYLGYFSFKAKQHINTHRPGATLCKTVILLWRVGCGGKILIVPFEGSHWVNMDIMIKALHARGHSVDVVRTNQSWYIKDDFPHYKPITVPVVEVFNQDFLNLILKRVFSIERGESSVFSFLSLQVEMFNAMYDMHGIICKMATIMLEDENLMSNLKVRKYDLVLTDPAWGAGILIAHALKLPLIYNVRFATSGEGHLAIAPSPLSYIPITGSGLTDSMTFIQRVKNLICYVIWQAQDIFLIRPQYQAVCNKFFGSDVTYSGLLHSADLWLMRVDFVFEFPRPTMPNVIYIGGFQCKPSEPLPEHLEDFVQSSGEHGFILMSLGTFVTELPADITNEIAAAFAKLPQKVIWKYKGDRPDALGNNTLLVDWMPQNDLLGHPKIKLFVSHGGTNGVQEAIHHGVPVVGLPVFFDQYDNLLRLKEKGAAKILTLAIVDKDDNFLKAIQEVLSDPSYRANMQRLSRLHRDKPVKPLDNALFWIEFVMRHKGAAHLKAESYRMPWYSYQSVDVVLSFLAAAAIITFLSLVFFRLVCLEKCLKIKTNRLNKK
- the chrna5 gene encoding neuronal acetylcholine receptor subunit alpha-5, with the protein product MMWRAGGAATSLTLLLPLVCWCYLCHSLRIPKLSSYAKAEDKLFKYLFKNYQKWVRPVEYLNQTIRVRFGLAISQLVDVDEKNQLMTTNVWMKQEWTDMKLRWNPDEYLGITSIRVPSDRIWLPDVVLYDNSDGRFEGTITKAVVKYNGTILWTPPANYKSACTIDVTFFPFDLQNCSMKFGSWTYDGSQVDIILEDFHVDKQDYFDNGEWEIVKATGSRGLRTDGSSSYPTITYFFIIRRLPLFYTLFLIIPCIGLSFLTILVFYLPSNGGEKISLCTSVLVSLTVFLLVIEEIIPSSSKAIPLIGEYLVFTMIFVTLSIIITVFAINIHHRSSSTHHSMAPWVRKIFLHRLPKLLCMRSHVDRYATAGVARAREAVGLEGIKSSTPELTQLLYTRHNLEAALESIRYITMHVVKENQVREVVQDWKFVAQVLDRMFLWAFLLVSVLGSALLFIPVIYKWASIIVPSHPGSIL